The proteins below are encoded in one region of Drosophila santomea strain STO CAGO 1482 chromosome 3R, Prin_Dsan_1.1, whole genome shotgun sequence:
- the LOC120453996 gene encoding meckelin isoform X2: MRMRCFFRAINWCCVLFWSGLHSPMANCALTTTTTNPSQVPTPHTFRFQNPTQCLKNEFYNLNLFDCVPCNEVGNGDGALGKLQPDKFSCKCPDGHLSIYERGKTWPTCDEICTPDRSDNCTSVWLPQPRPSNECKYRYLNSTSAFANQLPVHPLISGIILTQTNPMGREGDCISCDMTHNFRYQDFCLASTLLRPYVHYNAFWQATTAPDSSAPSHFGDLKFVAFFCLTLRNDTACQQLANLCVLSHFSLEKHSPCSAFLLTQVSDVVMKYAHSGEQVRSLQPFLFYKKGRVTKELLSKTLQLPDRKELRLFSTTFGLDGGLKRWGAFHPEILNMCQQKAPSLRMALPERESEVSCQLTLERLIDLANQRHNDEFLTVFLNFSSNWQYLLHQLPVLIETLMPENQRPQQEEWQLVKRFQLISASPRDNHLHQTMPRYEDAHKLQQYYSLRYVEDIDIRYTLDKDQPDRVGLPLIRLRYRHIEMGSRNTSLSQLYPFSLKISYDQVKRGWDWLILEVALPLLLLLAFAAAVFRLQNLRRRRKADLYQMSSLLEFLLQLAGNVAYALLASVLLLLLLQFLFLAVQLWRSSQLELFLIDWERPRSSCEGQRLNLDSSSLCSSVRTFVAESSVSTWRVLFTANAWIRLSVAQKYSTLGQVFVVIAGYQFLESFTRGDIFLRCCLIAAAYLLTYLLQIIGHQLFVSNPLQKFIDLCSLANISLFSLTEPGFGFYIHGRSPHGFADTDMSSMILQLQRTQTMCGRRGLLMDSDKQAYVILPPRNLHIYLERLLLPFQRSLTGTLSQTMLYQKDIVPSIDGQMERTSIAYASVNRFFCAFIDHAIKDMDYIIKEKSFVEQLLNCETDNYITENRGTFYIDDSFSFSRVLLLGNHLHIFVLELLLVLSIFLLSSNLLFAAAGACALNILLRHVFRHWVRRNISRKTLIDERFLL, encoded by the exons atgaggatgaggtgCTTCTTCCGGGCTATCAACTGGTGTTGTGTCCTTTTCTGGAGCGGCTTGCACAGTCCAATGGCTAACTGCGCGCTGACCACCACGACCACAAATCCCTCGCAGGTGCCAACGCCTCACACTTTTCGATTCCAGAATCCGACGCAGTGCCTCAAGAACGAGTTCTACAACCTCAACCTATTCGACTGTGTGCCCTGCAATGAGGTCGGCAACGGAGATGGGGCTCTCGGAAAACTGCAACCCGACA AATTCTCTTGCAAGTGCCCGGATGGTCATCTATCCATCTATGAGCGAGGCAAGACGTGGCCCACCTGCGATGAGATTTGCACTCCGGACAGGAGCGACAATTGCACTTCGGTATGGCTCCCCCAGCCCCGACCTTCCAACGAGTGCAAGTATCGGTACTTGAACTCGACGTCTGCCTTCGCCAACCAGTTGCCAGTGCATCCACTCATTTCCGGGATCATACTGACCCAGACGAATCCGATGGGCAGAGAGGGAGACTGCATTTCCTGCGATATGACGCACAATTTCCGGTATCAGGATTTCTGCTTGGCTAGCACCCTGCTTCGTCCGTATGTGCACTACAATGCCTTCTGGCAGGCCACTACCGCACCGGATTCCAGTGCACCCAGCCACTTCGGTGACCTCAAGTTCGTTGCCTTCTTCTGCCTGACACTGCGAAACGATACCGCCTGCCAGCAGCTGGCCAATCTGTGCGTGCTCTCCCACTTCTCCCTGGAAAAGCACTCGCCATGCAGCGCCTTTCTACTTACCCAGGTCTCTGATGTGGTGATGAAGTATGCCCACTCCGGGGAGCAGGTGCGATCCCTGCAGCCGTTCCTGTTTTACAAGAAGGGTCGGGTTACCAAGGAGCTGCTCTCGAAGACGCTTCAGCTGCCAGACCGCAAAGAGTTGCGGCTTTTCAGTACCACATTTGGCCTGGATGGTGGACTCAAACGGTGGGGTGCCTTTCATCCGGAGATACTGAATATGTGCCAACAGAAGGCGCCAAGCCTCCGAATGGCTCTACCCGAAAGGGAGTCGGAGGTATCTTGCCAGCTGACCCTAGAGCGACTCATTGATCTGGCCAACCAGCGGCACAACGACGAGTTTCTCACCGTTTTCCTAAACTTTAGCAGTAACTGGCAGTATCTTCTTCACCAGTTACCTGTACTCATTGAGACCCTAATGCCGGAAAACCAG CGACCCCAGCAGGAGGAGTGGCAGTTGGTGAAGCGATTCCAGCTGATCTCCGCCTCTCCGCGCGATAATCATCTTCACCAGACCATGCCCCGCTATGAGGATGCCCATAAACTCCAGCAATATTACTCACTGCGATATGTGGAGGACATCGATATTCGTTATACGCTGGACAAGGATCAGCCAGATAGAGTGGGTCTGCCCCTTATTCGCCTGCGATACCGGCACATCGAGATGGGATCGAGAAATACATCCCTCTCTCAACTGTACCCATTCAGCCTGAAGATTAGCTACGACCAAGTAAAACGTGGGTGGGATTGGCTGATCCTAGAGGTGGCGCTGCCTCTGCTCCTTTTGCTGGCCTTTGCAGCTGCAGTCTTCCGCCTCCAGAATCTGAGAAGAAGGAGAAAGGCGGACCTCTATCAAATGAGCAGTCTTCTAGAGTTTCTCCTGCAGCTGGCCGGAAATGTGGCATATGCTCTGCTGGCGAGTGTTCTGCTGCTCCTATTGCTACAG TTCCTCTTTCTGGCCGTTCAGCTGTGGCGCTCCAGCCAGCTGGAACTTTTCCTCATCGACTGGGAAAGGCCGCGGAGCAGCTGCGAGGGACAACGCCTAAATCTGGACAGCTCCTCTCTCTGCTCTAGCGTGCGCACCTTTGTGGCGGAAAGCAGCGTCTCCACCTGGCGAGTCCTCTTCACAGCCAATGCCTGGATTCGCCTGAGTGTGGCCCAGAAGTACTCCACCTTGGGTCAGGTATTTGTGGTCATCGCTGGATATCAGTTCCTCGAGAGTTTTACAAGGGGTGATATCTTTCTACGTTGCTGCCTAATAGCAGCGGCTTATCTGCTGACATATCTACTTCAGATAATAGGCCACCAACTATTTGTATCGAATCCCCTCCAGAAGTTCATCGACCTTTGCAGTCTGGCCAACATATCTCTGTTTTCACTGACGGAGCCAGGATTTGGGTTCTACATCCACGGACGATCTCCTCACGGCTTTGCCGATACGGATATGTCCTCGATGATTTTGCAGCTGCAGAGGACCCAGACCATGTGTGGGCGAAGGGGATTGCTAATGGACTCGGACAAGCAGGCGTACGTTATCCTGCCTCCCAGAAACCTTCA CATCTACCTGGAGCGACTCCTGCTTCCGTTCCAGCGTAGTCTTACCGGCACCCTTTCGCAGACCATGCTCTATCAAAAGGACATTGTACCAAGCATCGATGGACAGATGGAACGCACCTCCATTGCTTATGCCAGCGTCAATCGCTTCTTCTGCGCCTTTATCGACCAT GCCATCAAGGACATGGATTACATTATTAAGGAGAAGTCGTTTGTGGAGCAATTGCTGAACTGCGAAACTGACAACTACATTACGGAAA ACAGGGGTACCTTTTACATAGACGATTCGTTCAGCTTCTCCCGTGTTCTCCTGTTGGGTAACCATTTACACATCTTTGTCCTGGAACTCCTCTTGGTGCTGTCAATCTTCCTCTTGTCCTCTAATCTGTTGTTTGCAGCTGCAGGGGCTTGTGCTTTGAACATA TTACTGCGCCATGTGTTCCGCCATTGGGTGCGCCGCAACATCTCCCGCAAGACTCTCATCGACGAGAGATTTCTCTTGTAG
- the LOC120453996 gene encoding meckelin isoform X1, with amino-acid sequence MRMRCFFRAINWCCVLFWSGLHSPMANCALTTTTTNPSQVPTPHTFRFQNPTQCLKNEFYNLNLFDCVPCNEVGNGDGALGKLQPDKFSCKCPDGHLSIYERGKTWPTCDEICTPDRSDNCTSVWLPQPRPSNECKYRYLNSTSAFANQLPVHPLISGIILTQTNPMGREGDCISCDMTHNFRYQDFCLASTLLRPYVHYNAFWQATTAPDSSAPSHFGDLKFVAFFCLTLRNDTACQQLANLCVLSHFSLEKHSPCSAFLLTQVSDVVMKYAHSGEQVRSLQPFLFYKKGRVTKELLSKTLQLPDRKELRLFSTTFGLDGGLKRWGAFHPEILNMCQQKAPSLRMALPERESEVSCQLTLERLIDLANQRHNDEFLTVFLNFSSNWQYLLHQLPVLIETLMPENQRPQQEEWQLVKRFQLISASPRDNHLHQTMPRYEDAHKLQQYYSLRYVEDIDIRYTLDKDQPDRVGLPLIRLRYRHIEMGSRNTSLSQLYPFSLKISYDQVKRGWDWLILEVALPLLLLLAFAAAVFRLQNLRRRRKADLYQMSSLLEFLLQLAGNVAYALLASVLLLLLLQVSNSRMLKILLYTALMLQFLFLAVQLWRSSQLELFLIDWERPRSSCEGQRLNLDSSSLCSSVRTFVAESSVSTWRVLFTANAWIRLSVAQKYSTLGQVFVVIAGYQFLESFTRGDIFLRCCLIAAAYLLTYLLQIIGHQLFVSNPLQKFIDLCSLANISLFSLTEPGFGFYIHGRSPHGFADTDMSSMILQLQRTQTMCGRRGLLMDSDKQAYVILPPRNLHIYLERLLLPFQRSLTGTLSQTMLYQKDIVPSIDGQMERTSIAYASVNRFFCAFIDHAIKDMDYIIKEKSFVEQLLNCETDNYITENRGTFYIDDSFSFSRVLLLGNHLHIFVLELLLVLSIFLLSSNLLFAAAGACALNILLRHVFRHWVRRNISRKTLIDERFLL; translated from the exons atgaggatgaggtgCTTCTTCCGGGCTATCAACTGGTGTTGTGTCCTTTTCTGGAGCGGCTTGCACAGTCCAATGGCTAACTGCGCGCTGACCACCACGACCACAAATCCCTCGCAGGTGCCAACGCCTCACACTTTTCGATTCCAGAATCCGACGCAGTGCCTCAAGAACGAGTTCTACAACCTCAACCTATTCGACTGTGTGCCCTGCAATGAGGTCGGCAACGGAGATGGGGCTCTCGGAAAACTGCAACCCGACA AATTCTCTTGCAAGTGCCCGGATGGTCATCTATCCATCTATGAGCGAGGCAAGACGTGGCCCACCTGCGATGAGATTTGCACTCCGGACAGGAGCGACAATTGCACTTCGGTATGGCTCCCCCAGCCCCGACCTTCCAACGAGTGCAAGTATCGGTACTTGAACTCGACGTCTGCCTTCGCCAACCAGTTGCCAGTGCATCCACTCATTTCCGGGATCATACTGACCCAGACGAATCCGATGGGCAGAGAGGGAGACTGCATTTCCTGCGATATGACGCACAATTTCCGGTATCAGGATTTCTGCTTGGCTAGCACCCTGCTTCGTCCGTATGTGCACTACAATGCCTTCTGGCAGGCCACTACCGCACCGGATTCCAGTGCACCCAGCCACTTCGGTGACCTCAAGTTCGTTGCCTTCTTCTGCCTGACACTGCGAAACGATACCGCCTGCCAGCAGCTGGCCAATCTGTGCGTGCTCTCCCACTTCTCCCTGGAAAAGCACTCGCCATGCAGCGCCTTTCTACTTACCCAGGTCTCTGATGTGGTGATGAAGTATGCCCACTCCGGGGAGCAGGTGCGATCCCTGCAGCCGTTCCTGTTTTACAAGAAGGGTCGGGTTACCAAGGAGCTGCTCTCGAAGACGCTTCAGCTGCCAGACCGCAAAGAGTTGCGGCTTTTCAGTACCACATTTGGCCTGGATGGTGGACTCAAACGGTGGGGTGCCTTTCATCCGGAGATACTGAATATGTGCCAACAGAAGGCGCCAAGCCTCCGAATGGCTCTACCCGAAAGGGAGTCGGAGGTATCTTGCCAGCTGACCCTAGAGCGACTCATTGATCTGGCCAACCAGCGGCACAACGACGAGTTTCTCACCGTTTTCCTAAACTTTAGCAGTAACTGGCAGTATCTTCTTCACCAGTTACCTGTACTCATTGAGACCCTAATGCCGGAAAACCAG CGACCCCAGCAGGAGGAGTGGCAGTTGGTGAAGCGATTCCAGCTGATCTCCGCCTCTCCGCGCGATAATCATCTTCACCAGACCATGCCCCGCTATGAGGATGCCCATAAACTCCAGCAATATTACTCACTGCGATATGTGGAGGACATCGATATTCGTTATACGCTGGACAAGGATCAGCCAGATAGAGTGGGTCTGCCCCTTATTCGCCTGCGATACCGGCACATCGAGATGGGATCGAGAAATACATCCCTCTCTCAACTGTACCCATTCAGCCTGAAGATTAGCTACGACCAAGTAAAACGTGGGTGGGATTGGCTGATCCTAGAGGTGGCGCTGCCTCTGCTCCTTTTGCTGGCCTTTGCAGCTGCAGTCTTCCGCCTCCAGAATCTGAGAAGAAGGAGAAAGGCGGACCTCTATCAAATGAGCAGTCTTCTAGAGTTTCTCCTGCAGCTGGCCGGAAATGTGGCATATGCTCTGCTGGCGAGTGTTCTGCTGCTCCTATTGCTACAGGTCTCCAATTCCCGCATGCTGAAAATTCTCCTCTATACCGCCCTTATGCTGCAGTTCCTCTTTCTGGCCGTTCAGCTGTGGCGCTCCAGCCAGCTGGAACTTTTCCTCATCGACTGGGAAAGGCCGCGGAGCAGCTGCGAGGGACAACGCCTAAATCTGGACAGCTCCTCTCTCTGCTCTAGCGTGCGCACCTTTGTGGCGGAAAGCAGCGTCTCCACCTGGCGAGTCCTCTTCACAGCCAATGCCTGGATTCGCCTGAGTGTGGCCCAGAAGTACTCCACCTTGGGTCAGGTATTTGTGGTCATCGCTGGATATCAGTTCCTCGAGAGTTTTACAAGGGGTGATATCTTTCTACGTTGCTGCCTAATAGCAGCGGCTTATCTGCTGACATATCTACTTCAGATAATAGGCCACCAACTATTTGTATCGAATCCCCTCCAGAAGTTCATCGACCTTTGCAGTCTGGCCAACATATCTCTGTTTTCACTGACGGAGCCAGGATTTGGGTTCTACATCCACGGACGATCTCCTCACGGCTTTGCCGATACGGATATGTCCTCGATGATTTTGCAGCTGCAGAGGACCCAGACCATGTGTGGGCGAAGGGGATTGCTAATGGACTCGGACAAGCAGGCGTACGTTATCCTGCCTCCCAGAAACCTTCA CATCTACCTGGAGCGACTCCTGCTTCCGTTCCAGCGTAGTCTTACCGGCACCCTTTCGCAGACCATGCTCTATCAAAAGGACATTGTACCAAGCATCGATGGACAGATGGAACGCACCTCCATTGCTTATGCCAGCGTCAATCGCTTCTTCTGCGCCTTTATCGACCAT GCCATCAAGGACATGGATTACATTATTAAGGAGAAGTCGTTTGTGGAGCAATTGCTGAACTGCGAAACTGACAACTACATTACGGAAA ACAGGGGTACCTTTTACATAGACGATTCGTTCAGCTTCTCCCGTGTTCTCCTGTTGGGTAACCATTTACACATCTTTGTCCTGGAACTCCTCTTGGTGCTGTCAATCTTCCTCTTGTCCTCTAATCTGTTGTTTGCAGCTGCAGGGGCTTGTGCTTTGAACATA TTACTGCGCCATGTGTTCCGCCATTGGGTGCGCCGCAACATCTCCCGCAAGACTCTCATCGACGAGAGATTTCTCTTGTAG